CCCGCAGCGGCCGCGATGAGGCCCGTGCCATGACGTCGCGGTCCCGGCTTGCGTCCACCGTCCCCACGTGTTCTACGATGGGGGCGCGTCGGGCCGCGGTTGCCCCGGGCTCCAACATTTGCCGCTTCGAGCGGCCTTCGCGCCGACAGGCGCATCCCGGTCCGGCGCCCCAGCATCGTGAACCAGTCCGCCCTCGCCCCACCGGCACCAGCGGCGTGAGGCGCCCGGCGGCGCGGGGAGGCGGCCTGAGATGGCGCAGTTCCTCGCCCGGTTCTTCCCCCAGCGCAGCGAGCGTCCCCTGTACGACCTCTTCGCGGAGCTCGCCGAGCTGCTGGTCCAGTCGGCCGACACCCACTCGAAGCTGCTCGGCCACGGCGTGCGCGAGCGCACCCGCCTCGCACCCCGGCTGCACGAGCAGTCGACGGTCGCCGAGGAGCTGTGCCGTCGCATCGCCCAGCGGCTCGCCCACTCCCTGATCACGCCCTACGAGGCGGAGCTGCTCTACGACTTCGCCCTGACCCTCTCCGACACCCTGGACTCCCTGGAGCACACGGCCGAGCTGCTGGTCATCTCCCAGGTGGGTGCCCTGCCCACGGCGCTGCTGGAGGCCGCCGAGGGCATCGAGCGGGCGGCGGAGCTCACCGTCGCGGTCACCTGGCAGCTCTCACGGGTGCGGGATCTGGGCGACCACTACGAGCAGGTCCGCAAGCTCAAGCGGCAGGGCGACCGGCTGGTGCGCCGCGCCCTCGGCGAGCTCTACACGCGCGGCGGCTCGGCACAGGAGCTGCTGCCCCAGCACGATGTCGCCGAATCGATCCGCCAGACCATCACCCTGCAGGAGCGCAGCGCACGGATCGCCGATCTGCTGCGGGTCAAGGACTCCTGAGTGACCCCGACCCTGCTGCTGCTGGTCGTCCTCACGGCACTGGCGATGGCCTACATGAACGGCTTCCACGACGCCTCCAACGCCGTCTCCACCACGATCGCCACCCGGACCCTGCGGGAGTCGACGGCGCTGGCCATGGCCGCGCTGCTGAATCTGCTCGGGGCACTGCTGGGGATGGCCCTGCTCGTGGTCACGGCGGAGTGGGCGGTGCGCCTGCTGGGGATGACCCCCCTCACCGAGGCGACCGCCGACAGTCCCGACCGGCTCGGCCTGGCGCTGCTCGCGATCATGCTCACGACCATCGGCTGGGACCTGCTGACCTGGCGGCTGGGGATGCCGGCCTCCAC
The window above is part of the Brachybacterium vulturis genome. Proteins encoded here:
- a CDS encoding DUF47 domain-containing protein codes for the protein MAQFLARFFPQRSERPLYDLFAELAELLVQSADTHSKLLGHGVRERTRLAPRLHEQSTVAEELCRRIAQRLAHSLITPYEAELLYDFALTLSDTLDSLEHTAELLVISQVGALPTALLEAAEGIERAAELTVAVTWQLSRVRDLGDHYEQVRKLKRQGDRLVRRALGELYTRGGSAQELLPQHDVAESIRQTITLQERSARIADLLRVKDS